A DNA window from Arachis hypogaea cultivar Tifrunner chromosome 18, arahy.Tifrunner.gnm2.J5K5, whole genome shotgun sequence contains the following coding sequences:
- the LOC112772990 gene encoding WAT1-related protein At5g07050, whose product MGSEKVGSCGKFIESSKPYFAMMSLQFGYAGMNVITKLSLNQGMSHYVLVVYRHAFAAASIAPFAFIFERKGQPKITFSVFMQLFILALLGPVIDQNFYYAGLKLTSPTFSCAMSNMLPAMTFVMAVICRMEKIDMKKVRCQAKVVGTLVTVAGAMLMTLYKGPIMELVWAKHRETHHNNTNSSSSTTSKGSSEKDWFLGCTFLIIATLAWASLFVLQAKAIQTYKNHQLSLTSLICFIGTLQATAVTFVMEHNPSVWRIGWDMNLLAAAYAGIVTSSISYYVQGLVIKKKGPVFATAFSPLMMIIVAIMGSFILAEQIYLGGVVGSILIVIGLYSVLWGKHKEQIETKMGHHDDNDIHLPVTKVSAQNFGNEDSKNDATVDHCTQENFGHKEEVNKEKHSSSVVIGMTNQETN is encoded by the exons atggggaGTGAAAAGGTTGGAAGTTGTGGAAAATTCATAGAGAGCTCAAAACCGTATTTTGCAATGATGTCATTACAATTTGGATATGCTGGCATGAATGTTATTACTAAGCTTTCTCTTAATCAAGGCATGAGCCACTATGTTCTTGTGGTTTATCGCCATGCCTTTGCAGCTGCTAGCATTGCCCCATTTGCCTTTATTTTTGAAAG GAAAGGTCAACCAAAGATAACATTCTCAGTTTTCATGCAACTTTTCATTCTAGCTCTGCTTGG GCCAGTGATTGATCAAAATTTTTACTATGCTGGGTTGAAGCTTACATCCCCAACCTTTTCATGTGCAATGAGCAACATGCTTCCGGCCATGACTTTCGTTATGGCGGTTATATGCcg gatggaaaagataGACAtgaagaaagtgagatgccaagcTAAGGTAGTGGGAACATTAGTGACAGTTGCTGGGGCCATGCTGATGACATTATACAAAGGACCTATCATGGAATTGGTATGGGCCAAACATAGAGAAACTCATCACAACAACACCAATTCTTCATCATCAACAACCTCCAAAGGTTCCTCTGAAAAAGATTGGTTCTTAGGATGCACTTTCCTCATCATTGCTACCCTTGCCTGGGCTTCCCTCTTTGTTCTACAA GCCAAAGCTATACAAACGTACAAGAATCATCAACTAAGCCTAACATCACTTATCTGCTTCATAGGAACTCTTCAAGCTACTGCAGTTACTTTTGTTATGGAACACAATCCTTCTGTTTGGAGAATTGGCTGGGACATGAACTTACTTGCTGCAGCATATGCT ggGATTGTGACATCAAGTATATCATACTATGTACAAGGGTTGGTAATTAAGAAGAAGGGACCTGTCTTTGCAACTGCCTTTAGCCCTCTTATGATGATCATTGTTGCCATCATGGGCTCCTTCATCCTTGCTGAGCAAATTTATCTTGGagg TGTGGTTGGTTCGATCTTGATTGTAATAGGCTTATACTCTGTTCTATGGGGAAAGCACAAAGAACAAATAGAAACCAAAATGGGACATCATGATGATAATGATATACATTTGCCTGTTACAAAAGTTAGTGCTCAAAATTTTGGAAATGAAGACTCAAAAAATGATGCCACAGTAGATCATTGCACCCAAGAAAACTTTGGTCACAAAGAAGAAGTCAACAAGGAGAAGCACTCCTCTTCGGTTGTAATAGGCATGACTAACCAAGAGACAAATTAA